TCCTTCTTTATCCTGCCACATAGTTCAAAATTAAACCAGGTATGCCAAGAATTAGAGTAAAACCACCATAAACCACCCACTAAAAAATTGAAAGCGCTTCTCCAGGGCCTCAAAACGCTTGTCCATCTCCCTCTGTAAAGCTTCAAAACGCTCATCCATCACCTCAAAGCGTTTCTCCACAAATTCCCTTAAAGCCTTAAGCTCTTCCTCTACCCTCACCACCCTCTCTATCAATGATAACTCCTTCAATTTTGCCTCATTCACCCTTATGAACTCCATAATCTTCTCACCCAAAATCTCCGATGCAACCCTCTCCACCAAATCCTATATCGCCTGCTCTGATACCCCCTGTAATCCTAAACCAGCCATTTTTCTACCTCCTGCTTATTCCCCTCTACCTCTTTTCTTTACCTCCCTATAACCTTAACTCAAACTTCCATATAATCAAAAAAGTGCAGATGGTCACCATTCAAAACTTTGAACAACTAAAATACCCTCTTCCTCTGCCGTCTTTAAGGCCCTTGGCCTTGCAAAATGGGTATTGCCTGCTCAATTTTAATAGAATCTTTATAAAAAGGTTTCTTAATGAAGGCTCAAGCGCATCCAAAGCCTGCATTATCTCTGCTGAATATATACCCATAATTAAAATACTAATCCTCTTTTAATCATTTGTCAAATTTCGTATAAGTCCATATCTTTTGAGACTCAATAGTATTTTTTCCTTAGGCGTAACACAAATTAAATCTCTCCACACACCTATTCCCCCTTAAGAAAGAAAGGATAAAAAATCTGCAAAATCTTTCCTTAAGTAGGGGTTTAAAATTTTAGACCCCTTGAATTTTTTTGTGGGTCTGTTGTAGAACAGACATTCTTGTCTGTGTTTCTTTCATACATGGGAGTGTAATTTACCTCCACAGGCAAGATTGCCTGTGTTACTTTCAGACTTGTATTACCTCTCTTGTATAGATATCTAATTCCTCTTTTAGCACCTTTCCTTTTTTTTGTAAGGATCTGAACTTATGCAGTTAGATGTATGTGCCCATATCTTTCCTGCCTGCGCAGGCAAATAAGACTTAATGAGAAATTTTTGCTACCTTTTTTGCCCTTCCCATTTCTTGGAAGAAGGTGAACTTACACAAAAAAACCCTTTTAATTTAATGATGTGAACTTATGCATTTTAGAACCCCCTTGTTTTTTTAAAAAAACTTGGTATATGAAAACCTAATGACCATTTTTCATAGGAGGAGGTGGAAATGAAGAGAGCTATTCTTACAGGTATTACAGGCCTTACTTTACTTTCTGGGGCCTCATCCCTTTTAGCCATTGATCATCAAATTGGAGCTCATTTAAGGTTTAGATACGAAAACTGGGACAATCTGATCACCCTGGGCACAAACACTGCGGTAAATTCTTTTAAGGACCGTTCTTTTTTTAGACTAAGGGCTATGCTCTGGGATGATATTAAATTTAATAATCAAACAAGCCTTCGCATCAGATTAAATACAGAACCAAAATATCAAATGGGCCCCTATTATCACATGTTGAAAGACAATGTAGATCGCAGAAAATTTGACCAGGATGAAGTAGTTATTGATAATCTCTATCTTGACATAAAGAGACCCTTTAATCTTCCCCTTGACTTAAGGATTGGTAGGCAGGATTTTCTTGGCCCGGATACCTACGGAGAGGGCTTTCTTATTCTTGATGGAACCCCAGGAGATGGCTCAAGAACCTTTTATTTCAATGCCCTAAGAGCAAGGCTTTTCCTGAGTAATAAAGATTCCATTGATTTTGTGGTCCTAAAGCAAAAGGAAAGAGATGTCTATCTTCCAAGTCTTCACCCTTCCTATGATGATGGAAATGGTAAAAATTATATCTACCACAAAAAAAGGCTTACGGCCTCAAATGAATTTGCCTTCTTTACTTATGGAAGATTTAAACCCTGTCCAGAGCTACAACTTGAACCTTACTATATTTACAAAAAAGAAGAAAACTCTACAACATCTTCATATGCCATACCAGCAAGCTATCTCCATAACATTGGTTTAAGAGGGGTTTACAGTTTTACCAAAGATCTCAGAGTAAGAGCTGAACTTGTTCGCCAGTTTGGAGAGTATTCAAATGGCACAGATAGAAGGGCCTGGGGTGGTTATGCCTTTTTGGAGAAGGCCTTCCCCAATTGCCCTGCCAAACCCACAGTGGAAATTGGTTATGTCTATCTCTCAGGAGATGATCGCCATTCCAAAAAAGATGAGGCCTTTAATCCCCTCTTTTCAAGAAATCCCAACTGGAACGAACTAATTATTTACACATATCTTCTTGAAAACATCAATAAAAGTGGAGCCATCGCTGGATACTGGACAAATCTTAAAATGCCAATGATAAGAGTTAAAGCCTCTCCTATAAAGGATTTAACTCTCCAGTTAAGTTATCAAAAACTTTATGCAGATGAAAAAACAAAAAATTTACCTACCTTTATGTTTTCCAATAAAGGCACTGATAGAGGGGATCTTTATTTGGGCATAGTCAATTATAAATTCACTAAGTCCCTTGATGGTATGCTTCAGTATGAAATTTTTGACCCAGATGATTTTTATTCCAAGGAAGCCAAAACCGCACACTTCTTTAGAGCCCAGATCCAGTATAAGTATTAACTCTCTTACATCTTGTTTTTACCTCAAAAAAGATTAAGATTTTTACAATCTCTGAGTTTTTCCAAAAATAATTAAAAAGATTTTACATAAAAGGGGGGCGAGATGGAGAAAATAGTTTTTCTATATGTAACTACCTTTTCGCCTGAGGAAGCAGAAAAAATTGGAAAAATTCTTCTGGAAAAGCGGCTTTGTGCCTGTGTAAATATCTATCCAGGGGTTAGATCCCATTACTGGTGGAAGGGAAAAATTGATTCCTCAGAAGAGGCTATTATGATGGTGAAAACTCGGGAATCCCTTATTTCAGAAGCAGAAAGAGTTATCAAAGAAAATCATAGTTACACCTGTCCTTGTATTGCCAAAATACCTGTAGAAATTATCTTTAAGCCCTTTGAGGAATGGCTATTAAAAGAAACGGAGGGATAGAACGGAGGAAAAATGCTTAGCAAGCGGATAGTTGTCTGTCTTGATGTGAAGGAGGGAAAAACCACAAAAGGGGTAAAATTCAAGGATAATATTGAGGTTGGAGATCCTGTTGAGATGGCTGAAAAATACTATCTTGATGGGGCAGATGAGATTGTTTTTTATGATATTACTGCCAGTGCGGAGCATCGCCCTATTATGATTGATGTGGTGAGAAGAACAGCTGAGCGTATTTTTATCCCCTTTTCTGTGGGAGGAGGCATTCGCACCGTGGAGGATATGCGCGAGGTTCTTCTTGCAGGGGCAGAAAAGGTCTCGGTGAACACTGCAGCCGTTCTCAATCCCAGGCTTATTTATGAGGGGGCTAAAGCCTTTGGATCCCAGTGCATTGTTCTTGGAATGGATGTAAAAAAAGTAGAAAGATCAGCCAAAATTCCTTCAGGGTATGAGGTTTGGATTAAAGGTGGAAGACAGCCCATGGGGATTGATGCGCTGTGGTGGGCAAAGGAGGCAGAAAACCTCGGGGCAGGAGAGATTGTGCTTAACTCTATTGATGCCGATGGAACAAAGGAAGGCTACGAGCTAACCATTACGGAGATGATTGCCACCGCTGTAAAGATTCCTGTTGTTGCCTCAGGTGGAGCAGGCCATCCCGAACACCTTTATGAGGTGCTTACCAGAGCCAAAGCTGATGCAGCCCTCATTGCTTCAATGGTGCATTATGGAATATATACTATAAAAGAAATCAAAGATTATTTAGCCCAAAGAGGGGTAAAAGTTCGCCTTAAATGGTAATGAAAAAGGTAAATCAGGACATAAGATGGAAGCAGAGGTTTTCCAATTTTAAAAAGGCCTTAAAACAACTTGAAGAGGCCATAGAGCTTTCCCATCAAAGAGACCTTTCCCCTCTTGAAAAACAGGGAGTAATAAAGGCTTTTGAATACACTTATGAGCTTTCCTGGAATCTCATAAGAGACTATCTTATCTATCAGGGGCTTTATGAAATAAGAGGGTCAAGAGATGCCCTAAAATTGGGATTCAAATACGGGCTTATTGAAGATGCTGAGGTCTGGCTTCAGATGATTTCAGCAAGAAATCTAAGCTCACACACTTATAATGAAGAAACTGCTGAAGAAATTTTAAAAAAAATCCTTCAAAACTTCTATTTTGAATTTAAAAAACTTCTTCAAAAATTTGAAGAACTTGCTGAGAAAGAAAGGGTATGAATTTTGGCCTTTCCAAGGAAAAACTCTCAAAGATAATCAAGGTCTTCTCCAGGTATCCTGAAATTGAAAGGGCCATCCTTTATGGTTCAAGAGCCAAGGGCACCCATCAAAAGGGCTCAGATATAGACATAGCCATCATAGCCCCTAAAATGGATTTTTCCAGATACTTAAAACTTCTTTCTGAACTTGAAGAACTTGACCTTCTTGAAAAAATTGATTTAACCAAATACGAACTCCTTGCCCCAGATCTCAAAGCCCATATTGAAAGAGTAGGAAAAGTTATTTACCCTCAAAACCCATCAACTTGTGATTAAACCCATCAAAATAGTTCTTTCATAGAACTTTTATTTTAATTTTTAGTTCTGAAACAGAACTAAATCTTGAAAAATTTTTGAAAAAGTTCTATAATAGAACTATGAATCTAGAAAAGCTTATTTCCCATTTAGAGGAAACTCATGCTAAGCTCAAGCTATCTCTTCCCCATAGATTGCGCCCTTATTATAAAAATCTTAATCTTGAAAATATAAGAGGAGCCCTTATCTACGGTCAAAGAGGTGTAGGTAAAACTACATTTCTTCTTTCTATTTCCCGAGAAAAGCCTTTCCTATATTTTTCTGCGGATCATCCTTTTTTATTAACTTTTCCCCTTTATGAAGTTGTGCAAAAGATCTTTTCCCATGGATATGAAGGAGTTATTATTGATGAAGTTCACTATGCCAAGGACTGGAGTTTACATCTTAAGGCTTTATATGATGACTATCCCCATCACTATATTTGGGCAAGTGGTAGCAGTAGTCTTCTTTTAAAAATGGGGGTTGCTGACCTTTCAAGAAGATTTGTTCAGACAAGGCTACCTCTTCTTTCTTTTAGAGATTACATCTATCTAACCTCTGAGATTTTTGTTCCCCCTGTTGAGTTTTTTAATTTCCAAAAAGATCATTTAGAACTTGTGAGAAAAGTAAATATTTTAAAGTTTTTCAGAGAATATATTTCTTCTGGGACAAGGCCTATTTTTGTTGAAGGTGAATATTGCAAACGCATTCAGGGAATTATTGAAAAGAGTATTTTTTACGATATTCCCTCTCTTATGCCTCAGCTTCAAAGTAATTATCTAAGACTTATGTATGCAGTTTTTGGGTATTTAATTGGCTCACCAGTTCCTACTATTAATATTACCAAGCTTTGCAATAGCTGGCATATTGGAAAAGAAAAGCTCTACCATCTTTTAAGCCTTTTAGAGGCTCTTGAACTTTTTAAAATAGTAAGAAAAAAAGGCGATAAAAGTGTTTTATCTAAGGGAGCTAAAATGTTTATTAATGACCCCTCGGTATATCACTGTTACAGAGGAGAGCCTGGATCTGCCCGGGAGGCCTTTGTGGTATATAGTCTCTCTGAAAAATATGAAGTCTTTGCAAGCTCGAAGGAAGGTGAGTATGACTATATGGTAAATAATATAAAACTTGAGGTAGGAGGAAGAAAAAAAGAACACAAAGGAGCAGACTTTGTGATCTCAGATGACCTTGAAATTCCAGTTAAAAATAGGATTCCTCTGTGGCTTCTTGGAATGCTTTGGTGAGGTATTAAATCTTTCTTTTGAAAAGATTGGCTCTTTATTATCGTGAAACTTCTGAACCCCCCTCCTTAGGATCCTAAAAAAGATTAATTCTTATGAAGAAAACTAACGGCCTGGAACAGATACACTGGACTATTCCTGCATTGATGATAAAATGTATATTAATTTACTGATTTTTTAAGTAACCACTTATATGCGGGAACTACTGTAAAAGTATACCCGTTAACATTTAGAACATCTTCTTCATCAAAAGTTATAATTAATCCTTTTTTAAAATTAAATCTTCTACAGCACTCAACAAGCCCCTTTATCTCTCTCTTTTTTACTGCAGGATCACTGAAGTCAAAACAAACCTGTATGGGAAAGCTGTCTTCTAATATAAAATCACACTCTTTCTTTTCTTTATGAAAAAATAAGTTCTTACTTTTTCTATAGAGTTCTCTAAAAATTAAATTTTCAAGAAGGATCCCATAATCCTGCCCTTCAAAGACATTTATTGCTATTAAAATCCCATTATCAATAAAATAAGCCTTTCTATCTGAAAATTCAGAGCGAAGCACTGAATGACTTTTCTTTTTTATCTTTCTTATAAGAAAAGCATTCTCAAGATACTCAAGAAACTCATAAAGAATATTTTTACCTACCTTTAAACCATGAGATTTAATTTCGTTATAGATTTTATTTATTGAAAGTGATTTTGAAACTGTTTCTGCTACCCGCTTTATGAAATACTTAAGCACAAATGTATCTTTGATACTGTATCTTTCAATCAAATCTCTATATATCATAACATCAAAATATTCCTGAAGAATTCTCATTTTTATACTTTCAGGTTGAAAAATTATCTCTGGAAATCCTCCCCAAAGCATATACTCTTTAAATAAATTTATAACTTTTGCCTTGATCTTAGAATCATAAAAATCTTGAGGTAAAGTTATTTTAAATTTTTTAAAACTTAAAAACTCCTTAAAAGACAGAGGTAATATTTTATACTTTAATGTTCTTCCTCTTAAAGAGGTAGCAATTTCATCACCAAGCATTTTTGAATTCGAGCCTGTGATAAATATATTTTTTGTAATGCTATCATATATCCGCCGTATAAATTTTTCCCATCCATTAACATTCTGAATTTCATCAAAAAAGAAAAAGGCTTTTGAGAGGTCTATTTCTGGATACAATTCTCTATATGCCTGAAGGATTAAGTCTAATTCCTCTGTTGTCAGATCAAGACGCTCGTCTTCAAAATTTATATATAAGATGTTTTCTTTATTTGATGTCGATTCAACGATTGTGCTAATTAGTTGATAAAGAAAATAAGTTTTTCCGCTTCGCCTCGGTCCAATTATTGAAATAATCTTTCCTGAGGCAATTGGAACTTCTACATCTCTTTTCACCAGAGAGGGTATCTCACTTGCGTGAAATTCTCTGATAATAGTTTTAAGGATTTCTTTCTTTTTCATAAAGAAATTTTAACATAAAATTTTCTCTCTTACAAGGAAATATATGACTCCAGGTCTTTTGAGACTTAAATAGTAAGGGTTTAAAATTTAATACCCCTTGAATTTTTTTGTGGGTCTGTTGTAGCACAGACATTCTTGTATGTGTTTCTTTCATACCTTGAAGTGTAATTTACCTCCACAGGCAAGATTGCCTGTGTTACTTTTACAGACTTGTAAAGCCTCCCTTGTATAGATATCTAATTCCTCTTTTTACCACCCTTCCTTTTTTCTTGTAAGGATCTGAACTTATGCAGGAAATAATATGTCAATATCTTTTGAACCTCCCCTCTCCCCTCGCCTCTCGTCTCTCACCTCTCACCTTTCACCCCCTCCCCTCTCATATACTTATCCTCAAATCTTACAATATCATCTTCCTCCAGGTATTCACCCACTTGAACCTCTATAATCTCTAAGGGGATCTTTCCTGGGTTAAGAAGTCTATGCTTTGTTGTCTTTGGAACAAAGATGCTTAAAATTTTATAAAAAAATTACAAAATCTTTTTAATTAAACTTAAATACTTTTCTATGACTATCTCCTCACTAAACCTCTCCTCAACAAGCCTTTTTCCTTCTTTTCCCATTTTTAATCTCTCTTCTTGAGAAAGCTCAAGCATTTCAAGCATAGCTCTATAAAGACTCTCAATATCTTTTGGTTTAACAAGAAAACCATTTACACCATTCAAACAAACTTCTCTACATCCTGGAGCATCGGTTGTAATAACCGTTTTCCCCATAGCCATAGCCTCAAGAAGACTTTTTGGCAATCCTTCTCTATAAGAAGGCAAAACCATACAATCACAATTACACAAAAAGAGTCTTACATCCCTGGCAAAAGGTAAAACTTGAATAAAGGGAAGTTTCTCAATTTTTTCAAGTTCATCATTTGATATAGATTCAGGATTTCCTTTATCCAATCCGCCGAGAAGCCAGATTTCAAAATCTTTTCTTTTCTGATATAGAAGCTTTCCTGCGGAAACAAGTTCAAGAATTCCTTTATCTCTGAGAAACCTTCCCACAAAAAGAAAGATAAATCTATCTTTTTCTGTCTCCTTACACTGAGAAGGTGAAAAATACTCTGTGTTTACTCCAGATCCGAGAATTTCAGCTACCTTATTTTCTGGAATAACTCCTTTTAACTCTTTTCTGTCCTCTGTATTTTGAAAAACTACAAAATTACTTCCTCTGAAAGAAAGCCAATACAAAAATTTTACCAATTTAGCCAAAGCTCCTCCCCTCACAAAGACATAACCAAGCCCTGTTACCACATTGATATAGGGGATTCCGAGAATTTTTCCGGCAAGCCCCCCATAAATATTGGGTTTAATAGTGTAATTTATCACAAGATCTGGCTTTATTTTTTTAAACAGCCGAATATATTCCCATAGGAGTTTTAAGTCATTAAAAGGGTTCTTACCCTTCCGAGAAAGATTTTTAACCTCAAAATATTTAAACCCTTCCTTCAAAAGCTCATCTGTATACTCATCTTTTGGAGCAATTGCTATCACTTCGTATCCGAGATTTTTAAGTCTTCTCATTAGTCCAAGGCGGAAGTTGTAAAGGGAGAAAGAGGTGTTGGATGAGAAAACAATTTTAAGCCTTTCAACTTTATCTCCCCCTACCATTAGACCATGTCCCATTTCATAGCCATCTTTCTTTCCAAAGTTCAAAAACAAACAAAAGCCAAAGCTTATTATGATTTATTCCTTTTTCCTCAAAATATCCCTTTAGCAACCTCTCAACCTCCAAAGGATTTAAAATCCCCTCTTTTTTTATTCTATCGGGATTTAAATATTCCAAATAAAGACTTTTAAGCTCTGTCTTAAACCACTCATAAACGGGAACCCCAAACCCCATCTTTGGTCTTTCAATAAACTCTTTGGGAACATATTTGTAAAGCACTTTCCTCAATAGGTATTTACTCTTGCCATTCCTGTATTTATACTCCACAGGAAGCCTTAAAGTGAATTCAATTATCTTGTGGTCAAGCAATGGCTCTCTTCCTTCAAGGGCAACAGCCATGGTAGCCCTATCAACCTTAACAAGTATATCATCGGGAAGATAGGTCTTAAGGTCGT
This window of the Caldimicrobium thiodismutans genome carries:
- the cutA gene encoding divalent-cation tolerance protein CutA — protein: MEKIVFLYVTTFSPEEAEKIGKILLEKRLCACVNIYPGVRSHYWWKGKIDSSEEAIMMVKTRESLISEAERVIKENHSYTCPCIAKIPVEIIFKPFEEWLLKETEG
- a CDS encoding alginate export family protein; amino-acid sequence: MKRAILTGITGLTLLSGASSLLAIDHQIGAHLRFRYENWDNLITLGTNTAVNSFKDRSFFRLRAMLWDDIKFNNQTSLRIRLNTEPKYQMGPYYHMLKDNVDRRKFDQDEVVIDNLYLDIKRPFNLPLDLRIGRQDFLGPDTYGEGFLILDGTPGDGSRTFYFNALRARLFLSNKDSIDFVVLKQKERDVYLPSLHPSYDDGNGKNYIYHKKRLTASNEFAFFTYGRFKPCPELQLEPYYIYKKEENSTTSSYAIPASYLHNIGLRGVYSFTKDLRVRAELVRQFGEYSNGTDRRAWGGYAFLEKAFPNCPAKPTVEIGYVYLSGDDRHSKKDEAFNPLFSRNPNWNELIIYTYLLENINKSGAIAGYWTNLKMPMIRVKASPIKDLTLQLSYQKLYADEKTKNLPTFMFSNKGTDRGDLYLGIVNYKFTKSLDGMLQYEIFDPDDFYSKEAKTAHFFRAQIQYKY
- a CDS encoding nucleotidyltransferase substrate binding protein; this translates as MKKVNQDIRWKQRFSNFKKALKQLEEAIELSHQRDLSPLEKQGVIKAFEYTYELSWNLIRDYLIYQGLYEIRGSRDALKLGFKYGLIEDAEVWLQMISARNLSSHTYNEETAEEILKKILQNFYFEFKKLLQKFEELAEKERV
- a CDS encoding ATP-binding protein, coding for MKKKEILKTIIREFHASEIPSLVKRDVEVPIASGKIISIIGPRRSGKTYFLYQLISTIVESTSNKENILYINFEDERLDLTTEELDLILQAYRELYPEIDLSKAFFFFDEIQNVNGWEKFIRRIYDSITKNIFITGSNSKMLGDEIATSLRGRTLKYKILPLSFKEFLSFKKFKITLPQDFYDSKIKAKVINLFKEYMLWGGFPEIIFQPESIKMRILQEYFDVMIYRDLIERYSIKDTFVLKYFIKRVAETVSKSLSINKIYNEIKSHGLKVGKNILYEFLEYLENAFLIRKIKKKSHSVLRSEFSDRKAYFIDNGILIAINVFEGQDYGILLENLIFRELYRKSKNLFFHKEKKECDFILEDSFPIQVCFDFSDPAVKKREIKGLVECCRRFNFKKGLIITFDEEDVLNVNGYTFTVVPAYKWLLKKSVN
- a CDS encoding nucleotidyltransferase domain-containing protein is translated as MNFGLSKEKLSKIIKVFSRYPEIERAILYGSRAKGTHQKGSDIDIAIIAPKMDFSRYLKLLSELEELDLLEKIDLTKYELLAPDLKAHIERVGKVIYPQNPSTCD
- the hisF gene encoding imidazole glycerol phosphate synthase subunit HisF: MLSKRIVVCLDVKEGKTTKGVKFKDNIEVGDPVEMAEKYYLDGADEIVFYDITASAEHRPIMIDVVRRTAERIFIPFSVGGGIRTVEDMREVLLAGAEKVSVNTAAVLNPRLIYEGAKAFGSQCIVLGMDVKKVERSAKIPSGYEVWIKGGRQPMGIDALWWAKEAENLGAGEIVLNSIDADGTKEGYELTITEMIATAVKIPVVASGGAGHPEHLYEVLTRAKADAALIASMVHYGIYTIKEIKDYLAQRGVKVRLKW
- a CDS encoding glycosyltransferase family 4 protein; the encoded protein is MFLNFGKKDGYEMGHGLMVGGDKVERLKIVFSSNTSFSLYNFRLGLMRRLKNLGYEVIAIAPKDEYTDELLKEGFKYFEVKNLSRKGKNPFNDLKLLWEYIRLFKKIKPDLVINYTIKPNIYGGLAGKILGIPYINVVTGLGYVFVRGGALAKLVKFLYWLSFRGSNFVVFQNTEDRKELKGVIPENKVAEILGSGVNTEYFSPSQCKETEKDRFIFLFVGRFLRDKGILELVSAGKLLYQKRKDFEIWLLGGLDKGNPESISNDELEKIEKLPFIQVLPFARDVRLFLCNCDCMVLPSYREGLPKSLLEAMAMGKTVITTDAPGCREVCLNGVNGFLVKPKDIESLYRAMLEMLELSQEERLKMGKEGKRLVEERFSEEIVIEKYLSLIKKIL
- a CDS encoding ATP-binding protein, encoding MNLEKLISHLEETHAKLKLSLPHRLRPYYKNLNLENIRGALIYGQRGVGKTTFLLSISREKPFLYFSADHPFLLTFPLYEVVQKIFSHGYEGVIIDEVHYAKDWSLHLKALYDDYPHHYIWASGSSSLLLKMGVADLSRRFVQTRLPLLSFRDYIYLTSEIFVPPVEFFNFQKDHLELVRKVNILKFFREYISSGTRPIFVEGEYCKRIQGIIEKSIFYDIPSLMPQLQSNYLRLMYAVFGYLIGSPVPTINITKLCNSWHIGKEKLYHLLSLLEALELFKIVRKKGDKSVLSKGAKMFINDPSVYHCYRGEPGSAREAFVVYSLSEKYEVFASSKEGEYDYMVNNIKLEVGGRKKEHKGADFVISDDLEIPVKNRIPLWLLGMLW